A window from Cydia strobilella chromosome 9, ilCydStro3.1, whole genome shotgun sequence encodes these proteins:
- the LOC134743979 gene encoding uncharacterized protein LOC134743979, with translation MTAFTAAIKELSDTFTSMKNQMSEFTKSVNHFSADLSNFREELSSLKEQQKETARIKTEVVNLRAEVAELRDIIAAKDQRQLLKDVEISGLPESKSEDLRQIVHVISNKLGMHLDPLEVDDVKRVGARRDGDQQRARPVVLTFIRRAPRDQLLKASRVRRGLTSAELEIPGPATRVYLNEHLSKPNRILFSKARKLGAELRFKYTWTSNGNIFMRRTDTSSVTHVTSEALLEKLSQQRRPAEDPRAATNPASELTCS, from the coding sequence ATGACCGCCTTTACGGCAGCTATTAAGGAACTTAGTGACACTTTCACCTCAATGAAAAATCAAATGTCAGAATTCACGAAGTCCGTAAACCATTTCTCTGCGGACCTCTCAAATTTTAGGGAAGAACTATCATCTTTAAAAGAACAGCAAAAGGAAACCGCAAGAATTAAAACAGAAGTAGTGAACCTACGAGCTGAAGTGGCCGAGCTGCGAGATATCATTGCAGCCAAGGACCAGCGTCAACTCCTAAAGGATGTAGAAATCTCCGGTCTACCGGAATCCAAATCAGAAGACCTTCGGCAAATAGTCCATGTCATCTCGAACAAGCTAGGCATGCACTTGGACCCCCTAGAGGTGGACGATGTCAAGAGAGTGGGGGCCCGGCGCGATGGGGACCAGCAGCGGGCGCGCCCCGTGGTCCTTACCTTTATACGCCGTGCACCCCGAGATCAGCTACTAAAAGCATCAAGAGTTCGACGAGGTCTGACTTCTGCTGAACTCGAGATCCCAGGGCCGGCTACTCGAGTCTACCTGAACGAACACCTCAGCAAACCAAACCGCATTCTCTTCAGCAAAGCCAGGAAACTCGGCGCCGAGCTCCGATTTAAATATACTTGGACATCAAATGGCAATATATTCATGCGTCGCACGGACACCAGCTCAGTGACACATGTGACATCAGAGGCACTACTCGAAAAACTGAGCCAGCAGCGTCGCCCCGCGGAGGACCCCCGCGCTGCCACAAACCCAGCCAGCGAACTTACTTGCTCCTAA